From Actinopolymorpha cephalotaxi, one genomic window encodes:
- a CDS encoding transcriptional regulator, with product MTRHSSPELLVLHGVRLLGFADTVEVAGRFALDPADTARTLAVAQERDWVQHTAFADLGGWSLTGDGRAENERQLARERAVADPDDVIGSTYREFLPLNARLLRACTEWQLAPSGGATLATNEHTDPDRDARILDELAALHRAMVPLVDRLTGVLARFTGYDSRFAAALRRAWHGEHDWVDRTHVDSCHRVWFQLHEDLMATLGIDRGAEH from the coding sequence ATGACGCGGCACTCCTCGCCGGAACTCCTCGTACTCCATGGAGTACGCCTGCTCGGGTTCGCCGACACGGTCGAGGTCGCCGGACGGTTCGCCCTCGACCCGGCGGACACGGCACGCACCCTGGCCGTGGCGCAGGAGCGTGACTGGGTGCAGCACACTGCCTTCGCCGATCTCGGCGGATGGTCCCTGACCGGCGACGGCAGGGCCGAGAACGAAAGACAGCTCGCTCGGGAACGCGCCGTCGCCGACCCGGACGACGTGATCGGATCGACCTACCGGGAGTTCCTGCCACTGAACGCACGTCTTCTGCGGGCCTGCACCGAGTGGCAACTCGCCCCCTCCGGCGGCGCCACCCTCGCGACCAACGAGCACACCGACCCGGACCGGGACGCGCGGATCCTCGACGAACTCGCCGCCCTGCACCGCGCGATGGTCCCGCTGGTGGACCGGCTCACCGGCGTGCTCGCCAGGTTCACCGGCTACGACTCGCGCTTCGCCGCCGCGCTCCGGCGCGCCTGGCACGGCGAGCACGACTGGGTCGACCGCACCCACGTCGACTCCTGTCACCGGGTCTGGTTCCAGCTGCACGAGGATCTGATGGCGACCCTGGGCATCGACCGCGGCGCCGAACACTGA
- a CDS encoding SANT/Myb-like DNA-binding domain-containing protein, whose protein sequence is MERKHDPSRTSAGGHAGMHRERDARQRLLAAGADDLSPPPWRPAPVPPSAVDLVQFAVWRSADLDPDDLLSALALMPAARAEIEGVEAGLLFSARSAGLTWAQIADAMGFRSPQACQQHFGRLNAKRDDRP, encoded by the coding sequence ATGGAACGCAAGCACGACCCGAGCCGCACCTCGGCCGGTGGCCACGCCGGGATGCACCGCGAACGGGACGCACGGCAGCGCCTGCTCGCAGCCGGCGCCGACGACCTGAGCCCGCCCCCGTGGAGGCCTGCCCCCGTACCACCTTCCGCTGTCGACCTCGTGCAGTTCGCGGTCTGGCGATCGGCCGACCTGGATCCGGACGACCTGCTGAGCGCGCTCGCGCTGATGCCAGCCGCGCGGGCCGAGATCGAGGGCGTGGAGGCGGGCCTGCTGTTCAGCGCCAGGAGCGCCGGACTGACGTGGGCCCAGATCGCCGACGCCATGGGGTTCCGGTCGCCACAGGCCTGCCAGCAGCACTTCGGCCGGCTCAACGCCAAGCGGGACGATCGGCCATGA